A window of the Cucurbita pepo subsp. pepo cultivar mu-cu-16 chromosome LG01, ASM280686v2, whole genome shotgun sequence genome harbors these coding sequences:
- the LOC111799714 gene encoding zinc finger protein JAGGED-like, producing MMRSQGSPLDLNNLPEDYIRDRKQIIEDTSTGHRKKKSGGKEGNEESGKVYECRFCSLKFCKSQALGGHMNRHRQERETETLNRARQLVFSNDNLAVQSPPHLGCCHSMTPGSYHTAGSGGVGSDPTLSLRFPTRMFPGSSPTTLLPPTPSPPPPPPPHQPYLYSSPSRPSSFPSYYPPPQASINDYYVGHVLGNPAQCSHQTMNYGSTSSSMESSSYTCIGAPVGPAATFGGRESGGGRDGSQQQRLDVPSSINRFQDGF from the exons ATGAT GAGATCCCAAGGCAGCCCTTTAGACCTCAACAACTTACCAGAAGATTATATCAGAGATCGCAAACAGATTATCGAAGATACCTCTACTG GTCatcggaaaaagaaaagtggagGGAAGGAGGGAAATGAGGAGTCCGGAAAGGTGTATGAATGCAGGTTTTGTTCTCTCAAGTTCTGCAAATCCCAGGCTCTTGGTGGCCACATGAACCGCCACCGCCAAG agagagagacagagacacTGAATCGAGCTCGTCAGCTTGTTTTCAGTAACGATAATCTGGCTGTCCAATCTCCTCCTCATTTAGG gTGCTGCCACTCAATGACACCGGGGAGCTACCACACAGCTGGCAGCGGCGGCGTAGGAAGTGATCCAACGTTGTCTCTCAGATTCCCAACAAGAATGTTCCCAGGCTCTTCCCCAACTACCCTTCTGCCGCCGACCCCATCACCACCGCCTCCTCCGCCACCTCACCAGCCATATCTATACAGCTCCCCCTCGAGGCCATCCAGTTTCCCTTCATACTATCCTCCACCGCAAGCCTCCATCAACGACTACTATGTGGGTCACGTCTTAGGGAACCCCGCACAATGCAGCCACCAGACCATGAACTACGGGTCGACAAGCAGCTCCATGGAGTCGAGTAGCTACACTTGCATCGGAGCTCCGGTGGGTCCAGCAGCGACGTTCGGCGGACGGGAGAGCGGTGGTGGAAGAGACGGATCACAGCAGCAGCGTTTGGACGTTCCCTCTTCGATCAATCGGTTTCAAGATGGGTTCTAA